The proteins below are encoded in one region of Streptomyces ficellus:
- a CDS encoding ArnT family glycosyltransferase produces the protein MTATVTDRTGPAAPPPDPVPPPPPKRRPAGVFGAVLAVAFVLTAGMRLIGAGSSTDVFVDEVIYRDLGDSAADGGFPRTDEGPFFLHPPGFFYLQAAWIRLFGPSGDIIGGVYEIRVLNALLAGVTAVLLVLLVKRASGSLVAGSVAALLFAFDPYCIRQNNRAMLETETMVWVLAGFLVLLPLLRDPACRWARGRAVFAGLLFGLAVLTKDHSALITVLPLLLALVIGRGAPRRLLGVTLGVTALSYGAYVGLVTAAGHFQDFWAAKTQGFNRLLGLVQETGFNAHGNVTLAERLSSEVTTFGPTYALLALAPVALVLLLRRADAVHRMLALFLLCACVTLGYAVAGGTLEEQALYLLVVPNLVAMPVAFAALASRRTAPSAPADGTQRGRPRLLTPVRVVIAVLVAACVGASGVSYAQGRAQSDDGYARLSDYMERYVPAGSTVAAADGLANRGITGWLLKDRYRVGNWMTPAEREWEGVRYLVVPWKVVRDGYARLSEGEVRELAAQGDLLFAVDGPMYGTLALYRLPSAGPDVNPDLPAPPPAAPPPPAAPSPAPTGSGTGP, from the coding sequence ATGACCGCAACCGTGACGGACCGCACCGGTCCCGCCGCACCACCCCCCGACCCCGTCCCCCCACCGCCCCCGAAACGCCGGCCCGCCGGGGTGTTCGGCGCGGTCCTCGCCGTCGCGTTCGTCCTGACCGCCGGCATGCGCCTGATCGGCGCCGGAAGCTCGACCGACGTCTTCGTCGACGAGGTGATCTACCGCGACCTGGGCGACAGCGCGGCCGACGGCGGATTCCCCCGCACCGACGAGGGCCCGTTCTTCCTCCACCCACCCGGCTTCTTCTACCTCCAGGCCGCCTGGATCCGCCTGTTCGGCCCGAGCGGCGACATCATCGGCGGGGTGTACGAGATCCGCGTGCTCAACGCGCTGCTCGCCGGCGTCACCGCCGTGCTGCTCGTGCTGCTGGTGAAACGGGCGTCCGGATCGCTCGTCGCCGGCTCCGTCGCCGCCCTGCTGTTCGCGTTCGACCCGTACTGCATCCGGCAGAACAACCGGGCCATGCTGGAGACCGAGACGATGGTCTGGGTCCTCGCCGGGTTCCTGGTCCTCCTGCCGCTGCTGCGCGATCCGGCGTGCCGCTGGGCCCGCGGCCGCGCGGTGTTCGCCGGACTGCTCTTCGGGCTCGCCGTGCTCACCAAGGACCACTCCGCCCTCATCACCGTCCTGCCGTTGCTCCTGGCGCTGGTGATCGGCCGCGGGGCGCCCCGGCGGCTGCTGGGGGTCACGCTGGGCGTCACCGCGCTGTCGTACGGCGCGTACGTCGGGCTGGTCACCGCCGCCGGCCACTTCCAGGACTTCTGGGCGGCGAAGACGCAAGGGTTCAACCGCCTGCTCGGCCTCGTCCAGGAGACGGGGTTCAACGCCCACGGCAACGTCACGCTGGCGGAGCGGCTCAGTTCCGAGGTGACCACCTTCGGGCCCACCTACGCCCTGCTGGCCCTCGCGCCCGTCGCCCTCGTCCTGCTGCTGCGCCGCGCCGACGCCGTCCACCGCATGCTGGCGCTGTTCCTGCTGTGCGCGTGCGTCACCCTCGGCTACGCGGTGGCGGGCGGAACCCTGGAGGAGCAGGCGCTGTACCTGCTGGTCGTACCCAACCTGGTGGCGATGCCCGTGGCGTTCGCGGCGCTGGCCTCCCGCCGCACCGCGCCGTCCGCCCCGGCCGACGGCACCCAGCGCGGCCGGCCCCGCCTCCTGACCCCGGTGCGGGTGGTCATCGCGGTGCTCGTCGCCGCCTGCGTGGGCGCCTCGGGCGTCTCGTACGCCCAGGGGAGGGCCCAGTCCGACGACGGGTACGCGAGGCTGAGCGACTACATGGAACGGTACGTGCCGGCCGGAAGCACGGTCGCCGCCGCCGACGGCCTGGCGAACCGCGGCATCACCGGCTGGCTCCTCAAGGACCGCTACCGGGTGGGCAACTGGATGACACCCGCCGAGCGCGAATGGGAGGGCGTCCGCTACCTCGTCGTGCCGTGGAAGGTGGTCCGGGACGGCTACGCCCGGCTGAGCGAGGGCGAGGTGCGCGAGCTCGCCGCCCAGGGCGACCTGCTCTTCGCCGTCGACGGCCCCATGTACGGCACCCTCGCCCTGTACCGACTGCCGTCCGCGGGCCCCGACGTGAACCCCGACCTGCCCGCCCCGCCTCCGGCCGCCCCGCCCCCGCCGGCCGCACCCTCGCCGGCGCCCACCGGATCCGGGACGGGCCCGTGA
- a CDS encoding PIG-L deacetylase family protein: MGTDRTRPPARDADHLRTGPPGTDPLATGGPIPYGFGTDGLGGDPVPYGLGGDPASYGLGGGTGTDTRTGTAWLTAAVGEGRPLVVLSPHLDDAVLSCGALMAHARHTAPVTVVTVFTEAGPPPYTLSARGFLHQNGARDAGELYASRRAEDRAVLERLDITWHHLGLPEGLFRRKPDHGSRRPRRLGALLPESAHIYPTYRRHLAAGRLSRFDTGTLMRVLGAVAEQWGPDPRLLLAPLAVGGHADHLLVRTAAELSRRPVVYYSDFPYNQQHSVDAGFRRRNAPVPAVWRRGLAGKPDLIRAYRTQAGLLFPSGQIPVVPEVYVFPGGPP; this comes from the coding sequence ATGGGCACCGACCGCACGCGGCCACCCGCCCGGGACGCCGACCACCTGAGGACCGGCCCCCCGGGCACCGACCCCCTGGCCACCGGCGGCCCGATCCCGTACGGCTTCGGCACCGACGGCCTCGGCGGCGACCCGGTCCCGTACGGCCTCGGCGGCGACCCGGCCTCGTACGGTCTCGGCGGCGGGACCGGGACGGACACCCGCACCGGAACCGCCTGGCTCACCGCCGCCGTCGGCGAAGGCCGCCCGCTGGTCGTCCTGTCACCGCACCTCGACGACGCGGTGCTCTCCTGCGGCGCCCTGATGGCGCACGCCCGGCACACCGCGCCCGTCACCGTCGTGACCGTCTTCACCGAGGCCGGGCCACCGCCCTACACGCTCTCCGCCCGCGGCTTCCTGCACCAGAACGGGGCCCGCGACGCCGGGGAGCTGTACGCGTCCCGGCGCGCCGAGGACCGTGCCGTCCTCGAACGGCTGGACATCACCTGGCACCACCTCGGGCTGCCCGAGGGGCTGTTCCGCCGCAAGCCGGACCACGGTTCGCGGCGCCCCCGCCGGCTGGGCGCCCTGCTCCCCGAATCCGCCCACATCTACCCCACCTACCGCCGCCACCTCGCCGCGGGCCGGCTCTCCCGGTTCGACACCGGCACCCTGATGCGCGTCCTCGGTGCCGTGGCGGAGCAGTGGGGGCCGGACCCCCGGCTCCTGCTGGCACCGCTCGCCGTCGGCGGCCACGCCGACCACCTCCTCGTCCGTACGGCGGCCGAACTCAGCCGCCGGCCCGTCGTGTACTACAGCGACTTCCCCTACAACCAACAGCACTCCGTCGACGCCGGGTTCCGGCGGCGCAACGCACCCGTCCCGGCGGTCTGGCGGCGCGGACTGGCCGGCAAGCCCGACCTGATCCGCGCCTACCGCACCCAGGCCGGACTGCTGTTCCCCTCCGGGCAGATCCCCGTCGTGCCCGAGGTGTACGTGTTCCCTGGAGGCCCGCCATGA
- a CDS encoding lipopolysaccharide biosynthesis protein translates to MSTAGRTALTRPDRPAHPDETRAVHGARWIAVASLAVGVLNYGYALLLTRLLDVQAYAVFAAGQGLVLSVATVALVSIPWVLAQALARARTDTERAEAVRFATVAATLGALVTAAAVAAVASRFASPATVLVLAAGTFLIFVTTVTVGWLQGTERMRTLACVTTGEAVLKVAVGLLLVSVLGLSDTGALAALGIAVLPFLLWWPRGLGTGGQRPRFAVRAYGDLWRRAGKIAALQGLVALLSTIDVVVITVLPTDRAAAASYQASVMVGRIPLFLAGAIAMAFLPALARRSAGTPLAASAVRMYLTVALPFTVVCATAPQAVLTTVFPAGYAMMSTLLVFTAISGLAVGALTLAATFCQAVDDFGCLRQQLLGLAVYVAALVVGWRAGGVVGLAGGVAVGTLVATVLLVGRLIRRQGFGALVRPSLVAPLLLTALFLALRGTPVLWTVAATAVGAYGTVRFLRHRSPAEPSRPSLLAGRPPSAPAGAETVRLLTDAVWHGLARRADDQLLRRALVLAQRNRVAGRLARRYPDRLAGPLADADRANDRLRANLAAATGLLTAAGVPAVVIRADADGGHGRDDFDLVVPEDRWSAADRALTGWYRHRSRYWLERSTKVLLEPVDGGPAAHLHRTVSWYGVPVIPTGDLFARAVPHHGDGDRDGGRRLVPDPADQLRIRLAHALFRNQTLDLSDLLAIRPLLTPGVTARAQRAAEREGWPLALRAALTAATDAIERLDRGQTVRLPLPLPVPLSLRAGLEHAGGLLRSGRRGPAARELALRVPLVLAKKLRRADL, encoded by the coding sequence ATGAGCACCGCCGGCCGCACCGCCCTCACCCGCCCGGACCGCCCCGCGCACCCGGACGAGACAAGAGCCGTGCACGGGGCACGCTGGATCGCGGTCGCCTCGCTCGCCGTCGGCGTCCTCAACTACGGGTACGCGCTGCTCCTCACCCGGCTCCTGGACGTCCAGGCCTACGCCGTGTTCGCCGCCGGACAGGGGCTCGTCCTCAGCGTCGCGACCGTCGCCCTCGTCTCCATCCCCTGGGTGCTCGCGCAGGCCCTCGCCCGGGCCCGCACGGACACCGAACGGGCGGAGGCGGTCCGCTTCGCCACCGTCGCCGCCACCCTGGGCGCCCTGGTCACCGCCGCCGCGGTGGCCGCCGTGGCGAGCCGGTTCGCCTCCCCGGCCACCGTCCTGGTACTGGCGGCGGGCACCTTCCTGATCTTCGTCACCACGGTCACCGTCGGATGGCTCCAGGGCACCGAACGGATGCGCACCCTCGCCTGCGTCACCACCGGCGAGGCCGTGCTGAAGGTGGCCGTCGGCCTGCTCCTGGTGTCCGTGCTGGGCCTGAGCGACACCGGCGCCCTGGCCGCCCTCGGCATCGCCGTACTGCCGTTCCTCCTCTGGTGGCCCCGCGGGCTGGGGACCGGCGGCCAACGCCCCCGCTTCGCCGTCCGCGCCTACGGCGACCTGTGGCGCCGGGCCGGCAAGATCGCCGCCCTCCAGGGGCTGGTCGCGCTCCTGTCCACCATCGACGTCGTCGTGATCACCGTCCTGCCCACCGACCGCGCGGCGGCGGCCAGTTACCAGGCCAGCGTCATGGTCGGCCGCATCCCGCTGTTCCTCGCGGGCGCCATCGCCATGGCGTTCCTGCCCGCCCTCGCCCGGCGGAGCGCCGGCACCCCGCTCGCCGCCAGCGCGGTACGCATGTACCTCACCGTCGCCCTGCCGTTCACCGTCGTCTGCGCCACCGCCCCCCAGGCCGTCCTCACCACCGTCTTCCCGGCCGGCTACGCGATGATGAGCACCCTGCTGGTGTTCACCGCGATCTCCGGCCTCGCCGTCGGCGCGCTCACCCTCGCCGCCACCTTCTGCCAGGCCGTCGACGACTTCGGCTGCCTCCGTCAGCAACTACTCGGACTGGCCGTGTACGTCGCCGCCCTCGTCGTCGGCTGGCGCGCCGGCGGAGTCGTCGGCCTCGCGGGAGGCGTCGCCGTCGGCACCCTCGTCGCGACGGTCCTGCTCGTCGGGCGGCTCATCCGCCGGCAGGGCTTCGGCGCCCTCGTACGCCCCTCCCTGGTGGCCCCCCTGCTCCTGACCGCGCTGTTCCTCGCGCTGCGCGGGACGCCGGTGCTCTGGACGGTCGCCGCGACCGCCGTCGGCGCGTACGGAACCGTCCGCTTCCTGCGGCACCGCTCGCCCGCCGAACCCTCCCGGCCGTCCCTGCTGGCCGGGCGGCCCCCCTCCGCGCCCGCGGGAGCCGAGACGGTACGCCTGCTCACCGACGCGGTGTGGCACGGCCTCGCCCGCCGGGCCGACGACCAACTGCTGCGCCGCGCCCTCGTCCTGGCGCAGCGCAACCGGGTCGCCGGCCGCCTCGCCCGCCGCTACCCCGACCGGCTGGCCGGCCCGCTCGCCGACGCCGACCGGGCGAACGACCGGCTCCGCGCCAACCTCGCCGCGGCGACCGGCCTGCTCACCGCCGCCGGTGTCCCCGCGGTCGTCATCCGCGCCGACGCCGACGGCGGCCACGGGCGCGACGACTTCGACCTCGTCGTCCCCGAAGACCGCTGGAGCGCCGCCGACCGCGCCCTGACGGGCTGGTACCGGCACCGGTCCCGGTACTGGCTGGAACGCTCCACCAAGGTCCTCCTGGAGCCGGTGGACGGAGGGCCCGCCGCACACCTGCACCGGACCGTCTCCTGGTACGGCGTCCCCGTGATCCCCACCGGCGACCTGTTCGCCCGCGCCGTCCCGCACCACGGCGACGGTGATCGTGACGGCGGCCGCCGGCTCGTCCCCGACCCGGCGGACCAGCTCCGCATCCGGCTCGCCCACGCACTGTTCCGGAACCAGACCCTGGACCTGTCCGACCTGCTCGCCATCCGCCCCCTGCTCACCCCCGGCGTCACCGCCCGCGCCCAGCGCGCGGCCGAGCGCGAGGGCTGGCCCCTCGCCCTGCGCGCCGCGCTCACCGCGGCCACCGACGCGATCGAGCGGCTCGACCGGGGCCAGACCGTCCGGCTGCCCCTCCCGCTGCCCGTACCCCTGTCGCTGCGCGCGGGCCTGGAGCACGCCGGCGGCCTGCTGCGCTCGGGCAGGCGCGGACCCGCCGCCCGCGAGCTGGCCCTGCGGGTCCCGCTCGTCCTGGCCAAGAAGCTGCGGAGGGCGGACCTGTGA
- a CDS encoding glycosyltransferase family 4 protein, translating to MDDTPPTAGTTAENATAPGSAGTPVTALGQLNRAHVLFLNWRDPSHPQAGGAEAYCYEIARRFARAGAHVTLFAARHPGSPPETVTDGVRIVRAGGTFGVYAAAARHLTRHRHAYDAVIDFQNGIPFFSPLFTPRWTADICVIHHVHQHQFDIRFPWPANVLGRVLEKQLSRRVYRGRPLVVVSPSTREGARRELGFDNPIYIVPNGGPPPAGTHTSRSRTPAITVVSRLVPQKRVDLLVRALPELTRRFPDLHVDICGDGEELAPLRTLADRTGTSGCVDFHGRVTDERRQELLSRAWLTVVPSVAEGWGLTVIEANGVGTPAVAYDVPGLRDAVQHGRNGWLLPAESDLAQGVAGALEDLREPTARERTAERCRAWSAAFSWDRSAERLAAVAAEEMRRVDRHRRSRRRPSDLAVAARFRTSDADAMEHALGSHLRQTDSWSRHGDTFRLLLHGCDEVRAARVLRRLGVDRTPLTLAHRQEILTGQGEGPG from the coding sequence ATGGACGACACGCCCCCGACGGCCGGCACCACCGCCGAGAACGCCACCGCGCCCGGCTCCGCCGGAACCCCGGTGACCGCACTCGGCCAGCTCAACAGGGCGCACGTCCTGTTCCTCAACTGGCGCGACCCCTCGCACCCGCAGGCCGGCGGCGCCGAGGCCTACTGCTACGAGATCGCCCGGCGGTTCGCCCGCGCCGGGGCGCACGTCACCCTGTTCGCCGCCCGCCACCCCGGCTCCCCGCCCGAGACCGTCACCGACGGCGTCAGGATCGTCCGGGCCGGCGGCACCTTCGGCGTGTACGCCGCCGCCGCACGCCACCTGACGCGCCATCGGCACGCCTACGACGCCGTGATCGACTTCCAGAACGGCATCCCGTTCTTCTCCCCCCTGTTCACCCCCCGCTGGACGGCCGACATCTGCGTCATCCACCACGTCCACCAGCACCAGTTCGACATCCGGTTCCCCTGGCCCGCGAACGTGCTCGGGCGCGTCCTGGAGAAGCAGCTCAGCCGGCGCGTCTACCGGGGCCGGCCCCTGGTCGTCGTCTCCCCGTCGACCCGCGAGGGAGCCCGCCGCGAACTCGGCTTCGACAACCCGATCTACATCGTGCCCAACGGCGGACCGCCCCCCGCCGGGACGCACACCTCGCGCAGCCGGACCCCCGCCATCACGGTCGTCAGCCGCCTCGTCCCGCAGAAGCGCGTCGACCTGCTGGTCCGCGCCCTGCCCGAACTGACCCGCCGCTTCCCCGACCTGCACGTCGACATCTGCGGCGACGGCGAGGAACTCGCCCCGCTGCGCACCCTCGCCGACCGGACCGGCACGTCCGGCTGCGTCGACTTCCACGGCCGCGTCACCGACGAACGCCGCCAGGAACTCCTCTCCCGCGCCTGGCTCACCGTCGTGCCGTCGGTCGCCGAAGGCTGGGGCCTCACCGTCATCGAGGCCAACGGCGTCGGCACGCCCGCCGTGGCCTACGACGTGCCCGGGCTGCGCGACGCCGTACAGCACGGCCGCAACGGCTGGCTGCTGCCCGCCGAGTCGGACCTCGCGCAGGGCGTGGCCGGGGCGCTGGAGGACCTGCGCGAGCCGACCGCCCGTGAGCGTACGGCCGAACGCTGCCGCGCCTGGAGCGCCGCGTTCTCGTGGGACCGCAGCGCCGAACGGCTCGCCGCCGTCGCCGCCGAGGAGATGCGCCGCGTCGACCGGCACCGCCGCTCCCGGCGGCGCCCCAGCGACCTGGCGGTCGCCGCCCGGTTCCGCACCTCCGACGCCGACGCGATGGAGCACGCCCTCGGCAGCCACCTGCGGCAGACCGACAGCTGGAGCCGCCACGGCGACACCTTCCGGCTGCTCCTGCACGGCTGCGACGAGGTCCGGGCCGCGCGCGTCCTGCGACGCCTGGGCGTCGACCGGACCCCGCTGACGCTGGCCCACCGGCAGGAGATCCTCACCGGGCAGGGCGAAGGCCCCGGATGA
- a CDS encoding glycosyltransferase family 4 protein yields the protein MNARPRTGAVPAPPARPHRRHVVVSVYDDVTDGHYNGGGAAVIGKVADRLAEEFDITVVTAGRHSGTRTAGAVHYRTLPVRRAGPRAGQLLFQALLPLVARRLPHDLWLESFTPPFSTSFLPLVTRAPVVGIDQGRTGEAMWRKYHLPFFLVERLGLRCYRDLVVMNAADAATVGRLSPRARVRTIPNGVDPRPAEDQHPGEGTHILCLGRVDTRQKGLDLLLAAYARARPGLPLVLAGNGTAGEEKRLDALLARHGDGVHRTGRVSGAAKERLLRDSAFVVLPSRNETFGLSALEGMSFGKPVLHFALPTLAWMRDGGGVPVPPFDVDALADRIRALAADRPWRARLGRQAADTARHYTWDRMTDSYLALARALLVPRRPPARRAREEATRPWAPTARGHPPGTPTT from the coding sequence GTGAACGCCCGCCCCCGGACCGGCGCCGTCCCGGCCCCGCCCGCCCGGCCGCACCGGCGGCACGTCGTCGTCTCGGTCTACGACGACGTCACCGACGGCCACTACAACGGCGGCGGAGCGGCCGTCATCGGCAAGGTCGCCGACCGGCTGGCCGAGGAGTTCGACATCACCGTGGTGACCGCCGGCCGGCACAGCGGCACCCGCACGGCCGGCGCCGTCCACTACCGCACGCTGCCCGTCCGCCGGGCCGGGCCACGGGCCGGCCAGCTCCTCTTCCAGGCGCTGCTCCCGCTCGTCGCCCGGCGGCTGCCGCACGACCTGTGGCTGGAGAGCTTCACCCCGCCCTTCTCCACCAGCTTCCTGCCCCTCGTCACCCGCGCCCCCGTCGTCGGCATCGACCAGGGACGCACCGGAGAGGCGATGTGGCGCAAGTACCACCTCCCGTTCTTCCTGGTGGAACGGCTCGGCCTGCGCTGCTACCGCGACCTCGTCGTCATGAACGCCGCCGACGCGGCCACCGTCGGCCGCCTGAGCCCCCGGGCCCGCGTCCGGACCATCCCCAACGGCGTCGACCCCCGGCCCGCCGAGGACCAGCACCCCGGCGAGGGAACCCACATCCTCTGCCTCGGCCGCGTCGACACCCGGCAGAAGGGCCTGGACCTGCTGCTCGCCGCCTACGCCCGGGCCCGCCCCGGCCTGCCCCTGGTCCTCGCCGGCAACGGGACCGCCGGGGAGGAGAAGCGCCTCGACGCGCTCCTCGCCCGCCACGGCGACGGCGTGCACCGCACCGGCCGCGTCTCGGGCGCCGCCAAGGAGCGCCTCCTGCGGGACAGCGCGTTCGTCGTGCTGCCCTCGCGCAACGAGACGTTCGGGCTGTCCGCCCTCGAGGGCATGTCCTTCGGCAAGCCCGTCCTGCACTTCGCGCTGCCCACCCTGGCCTGGATGCGCGACGGCGGCGGGGTTCCCGTACCGCCCTTCGACGTGGACGCACTGGCCGACCGCATACGGGCCCTGGCCGCCGACCGGCCGTGGCGCGCCCGCCTGGGCCGCCAGGCGGCCGACACCGCCCGCCACTACACCTGGGACCGGATGACCGACAGCTACCTCGCCCTGGCGCGCGCCCTGCTGGTCCCTCGGCGACCCCCCGCACGGCGCGCACGAGAGGAGGCGACGCGACCATGGGCACCGACCGCACGCGGCCACCCGCCCGGGACGCCGACCACCTGA
- a CDS encoding glycosyltransferase: MVSVPPVRPGRAPLDEIPPWLTRPPVDLELIVPAYNEARRLPSTLADDLAFLAGRPWSSAVVVVDNDSADGTLDALRPFEHADVPLYGIGCSDHGKGAAVRRGIATSSARFVGFADADNATPIGTLDTAVELLEAGVSAVIASRRAPGAHYEVEQSAARRCGGWVFRRLTRLALPGIADTQCGFKFFDGPLVREAVRTCHVDGFAFDVEILAHLLREGRTVVEVPVNWTDIPGSTFSARRHGLRSMTDIIRISVSR; encoded by the coding sequence ATGGTCTCCGTGCCGCCCGTCCGCCCCGGCCGCGCCCCCCTGGACGAGATCCCGCCGTGGCTCACCCGGCCCCCCGTCGACCTCGAACTGATCGTCCCCGCGTACAACGAGGCCCGCCGGCTGCCCTCGACCCTCGCCGACGACCTCGCCTTCCTGGCCGGACGGCCCTGGTCGTCGGCGGTCGTCGTGGTCGACAACGACAGCGCCGACGGCACCCTCGACGCCCTCCGGCCGTTCGAGCACGCCGACGTCCCCCTGTACGGCATCGGGTGCAGCGACCACGGCAAGGGAGCGGCCGTCCGCCGGGGCATCGCCACCTCCTCCGCCCGCTTCGTCGGCTTCGCCGACGCCGACAACGCCACCCCCATCGGCACCCTCGACACGGCCGTCGAACTGCTCGAAGCGGGCGTCTCGGCGGTCATCGCCTCGCGCCGCGCGCCCGGGGCGCACTACGAGGTCGAGCAGTCGGCCGCCCGCCGCTGCGGCGGCTGGGTGTTCCGCCGCCTGACCCGGCTGGCGCTGCCCGGCATCGCCGACACCCAGTGCGGTTTCAAGTTCTTCGACGGCCCGCTCGTCCGCGAGGCCGTCCGCACCTGCCACGTCGACGGCTTCGCCTTCGACGTCGAGATCCTCGCCCACCTCCTGCGCGAAGGACGCACCGTCGTCGAGGTGCCGGTCAACTGGACCGACATCCCCGGGTCCACCTTCTCGGCCCGCCGGCACGGACTGCGCTCCATGACCGACATCATCCGCATCTCCGTATCCCGGTGA
- a CDS encoding glycosyltransferase: MRVVNHPLRRATDHRPRPVPTAGPRRPAVSLVVPVRGTGRAAARDLARLLDQVPACVEEVVLAGDLPEPCAEPPRVAGDPVLRLVRHAASGAGPGRVPHAGLLAATGEHIVLIDAHGMSPREIPHYVHYLDNGYDFVKGSRFIAGGGSAGYPLVRRAGHRVLLLVARRLYGQQLTDLWYGFCAFRRGFLGLLDLRADGHELGAEIVAHALHNGLRIAEVPSRELPRHHDGSPLRTARDGTRILRTLLEERPRNALPRLMPSPSKLLPVNDRAEQGG, encoded by the coding sequence ATGCGTGTGGTGAACCACCCACTGCGCCGGGCCACGGACCACCGCCCCCGCCCCGTGCCCACCGCGGGCCCCCGCCGGCCCGCCGTCAGCCTGGTGGTCCCGGTACGGGGCACCGGCCGCGCCGCCGCGCGGGACCTGGCGCGACTGCTGGACCAGGTGCCCGCCTGCGTCGAGGAGGTCGTCCTCGCCGGTGACCTGCCGGAGCCCTGTGCCGAGCCGCCCCGCGTCGCCGGGGACCCCGTCCTCCGGCTGGTCCGCCACGCCGCTAGCGGGGCCGGCCCCGGGCGGGTCCCGCACGCCGGGCTGCTCGCCGCCACCGGTGAGCACATCGTGCTGATCGACGCGCACGGCATGTCACCCCGGGAGATCCCGCACTACGTGCACTACCTGGACAACGGCTACGACTTCGTCAAGGGCTCGCGGTTCATCGCCGGCGGCGGCAGCGCGGGTTACCCGCTGGTGCGGCGGGCGGGACACCGCGTCCTGCTGCTGGTCGCCCGGCGGCTGTACGGTCAGCAGCTGACCGACCTCTGGTACGGCTTCTGCGCCTTCCGGCGGGGCTTCCTCGGGCTGCTGGACCTGCGGGCCGACGGCCACGAGCTGGGTGCCGAGATCGTCGCCCACGCCCTGCACAACGGCCTGCGCATCGCCGAGGTGCCCAGCCGGGAACTGCCGCGCCACCACGACGGCTCCCCGCTGCGCACCGCCCGGGACGGCACCCGCATTCTGCGGACGCTGCTGGAGGAACGGCCACGGAACGCACTGCCGCGCCTGATGCCCTCGCCGTCGAAGCTCCTGCCGGTCAACGACCGTGCCGAGCAGGGCGGTTGA
- a CDS encoding GntR family transcriptional regulator yields MAGQHLKNLITSQERLRDQVAHALRAALIAGELQPGTVYSAPALAADFGISATPVREAMLDLAGEGLVEPVRNKGFRITEVSERDLDQYTELRALIEVPTIGAITASADRRKLEELRPVAEEIVTSARDHDLIRYLDADRRFHLSLLALSGNDRLVETVGDLRKRARLYGLTALAERGLLVASAQEHHELLDLMLAGDAAAAEACMARHLGHVRSLWAESDERAGAVAATAR; encoded by the coding sequence ATGGCAGGCCAGCACCTGAAGAACCTCATCACCAGCCAGGAACGCCTGCGCGACCAGGTGGCCCACGCCCTGCGCGCCGCCCTGATCGCCGGTGAGCTGCAACCGGGCACCGTCTACTCCGCCCCGGCCCTCGCCGCCGACTTCGGCATCTCCGCCACACCCGTGCGGGAGGCGATGCTCGACCTCGCGGGCGAGGGCCTGGTGGAACCCGTACGCAACAAGGGCTTCCGCATCACCGAGGTGAGCGAGCGCGACCTCGACCAGTACACCGAACTCCGCGCGCTGATCGAGGTGCCCACCATCGGCGCCATCACCGCCTCCGCCGACCGGCGGAAGCTGGAGGAACTGCGGCCGGTCGCCGAGGAGATCGTCACCAGCGCCCGCGACCACGACCTCATCCGCTACCTCGACGCCGACCGGCGCTTCCACCTCTCCCTGCTGGCCCTCTCCGGCAACGACCGGCTCGTCGAGACGGTCGGTGACCTCCGCAAGCGCGCCCGCCTGTACGGCCTGACGGCCCTGGCCGAGCGCGGCCTGCTCGTCGCCTCCGCCCAGGAGCACCACGAGCTGCTCGACCTGATGCTCGCCGGGGACGCGGCGGCGGCCGAGGCGTGCATGGCCCGGCACCTGGGCCATGTGCGATCGCTGTGGGCCGAGTCCGACGAGCGCGCCGGAGCGGTGGCCGCCACCGCCCGCTGA